A genomic region of Cygnus atratus isolate AKBS03 ecotype Queensland, Australia chromosome 13, CAtr_DNAZoo_HiC_assembly, whole genome shotgun sequence contains the following coding sequences:
- the ZC3H12B gene encoding probable ribonuclease ZC3H12B isoform X1: protein MTAWSMVGKLKMEKRHSREDRNVEQDAGECSAESEEWTSSESEPEQPYFRRSCSNIQWREKEVSTKPHRPLCRSPCLDRPSFSQSSITQDLKLDECKTSLDKEYQAKMDFALKLGYAGDQIQAVLNKLGADALINDVLAELVRLGNKNESEGQNSASSTTSTLVPRGPCPKEIASPELSLEDEVLDNSDNLRPIVIDGSNVAMSHGNKEGFSCRGIQLAVDWFLEKGHKDITVFVPAWRKEQSRPDAPITDQEILRKLEKEKILVFTPSRRVQGRRVVCYDDRFIVKLAFDSDGIIVSNDNYRDLQNEKPEWKKFIEERLLMYSFVNDKFMPPDDPLGRHGPSLENFLRKRPVIPEHKKQPCPYGKKCTYGHKCKYYHPERANQPQRSVADELRISAKLSAVKTMSEGALAKCGTGPSSSKGESSSEVKRIAPKRQSDPSIRSVAVEPEEKLTVARKSEASSVPSLVSALSVPTLPPPKSHAAGALNTRSASSPVPGSSQFTHQKSSLEHMSSVQYPPILVTNSHGTSVSYTDQYPKYESLGDHGYYSLLSDFSNLSVSSMHNTDYYGADTDQGMYSRNSSPCPDNCLSHTSNDSYSSYNDLYLGVADASPEDNVKIHRLPSQNRLQPFSHGYHEALNRVQSYGTEEPKQSLRKQSVSHLGLHAQHPVVGARSSCPGEYPVPQNIHPSTAQPSRALVMTRMDSISDSRLYESNPARQRRPPLCREQHASWDPLPCASDSYTYHSYPLSNNLMQPCYEPVMVRSMPEKMEQLWRNPWIGEQKSCVPWQAFLFWLQAEHSPSRGRVRSQAEIYILPLSLEVRNLFENFQLADSFFYPTAT, encoded by the exons ATGACGGCCTGGTCTATGGTAGGGAAGCTGAAAATGGAGAAGAGGCACtccagagaagacagaaatgtgGAACAAGATGCTGGGGAATGCAGTGCTGAATCCGAGGAATGGACGAGCTCAGAAAGTGAACCTGAGCAACCATACTTCAGAAGAAGCTGTAGCAATATTCAGtggagagaaaaggaggttTCCACTAAACCACATCGGCCACTCTGTCGCTCCCCTTGTTTGGATCGCCCAAGTTTTTCACAGAGCAGTATCACACAAGACCTGAAGCTAGATGAATGCAAAACAAGTTTGGACAAGGAATATCAAGCTAAAATggattttgctttaaaacttgGTTATGCAGGAGATCAGATCCAGGCTGTACTGAATAAATTGGGAGCAGATGCGCTCATCAATGATGTTCTGGCCGAACTTGTGAGACTTGGCAACAAAAATGAATCAGAGGGACAGAACAGTGCCAGCAGTACCACTAGCACTCTGGTGCCAAGAGGCCCTTGTCCAAAGGAAATAGCAAGCCCTGAATTGTCACTTGAAGATGAAGTTTTGGATAACAGTGATAACTTGAGGCCAATCGTCATTGATGGAAGTAATGTGGCTATGAG ccatgGAAATAAGGAAGGATTTTCCTGTCGGGGAATCCAACTAGCTGTTGATTGGTTTCTGGAAAAAGGACATAAAGATATCACTGTGTTTGTACCTGCATGGAGAAAAGAACAGTCTCGACCTGATGCACCAATTACAG ATCAAGAAATCTTACGTAaattggagaaagaaaaaattcttgTTTTCACCCCATCTCGAAGAGTTCAAGGAAGAAGAGTAGTTTGCTATGATGACCGATTCATAGTAAAACTTGCTTTTGACTCAGATGGCATCATTGTATCAAATGACAACTATAGGGATCTTCAAAACGAAAAACCGGAGTGGAAGAAGTTCATAGAGGAGCGACTGCTAATGTATTCTTTTGTGAATGacaa aTTTATGCCTCCTGATGATCCTTTAGGACGCCATGGTCCAAGCCTTGAAAATTTCTTAAGGAAAAGGCCAGTTATTCCTGAACATAAAAAACAACCGTGTCCTTATG GTAAAAAGTGCACCTATGGGCACAAATGTAAATATTACCACCCAGAACGGGCAAACCAGCCTCAAAGGTCAGTAGCGGATGAGCTTCGGATAAGTGCCAAATTATCTGCTGTGAAAACTATGAGTGAGGGAGCCTTGGCCAAATGTGGCACAGGGCCATCCAGCTCCAAAGGAGAGAGCAGTTCTGAAGTGAAACGCATTGCCCCAAAACGCCAGTCAGATCCAAGCATTAGATCAGTAGCTGTGGAGCCTGAGGAAAAGTTAACAGTAGCCCGCAAGTCCGAGGCCAGCTCTGTCCCGTCTCTGGTTTCTGCATTAAGTGTACCAACGCTCCCTCCACCAAAAAGCCATGCAGCTGGTGCATTAAATACTCGTTCTGCAAGCAGTCCGGTGCCAGGTTCCTCACAGTTCACGCATCAGAAATCCTCACTGGAGCACATGTCCAGTGTGCAATATCCTCCTATACTAGTCACCAATAGCCATGGCACCTCAGTTAGTTATACTGACCAGTATCCCAAATACGAATCGTTAGGGGACCATGGCTATTACTCCTTACTCAGTGATTTCTCCAACTTGAGCGTAAGTAGTATGCATAACACAGATTATTACGGGGCTGATACGGACCAGGGGATGTATTCTAGAAACTCAAGCCCCTGTCCTGACAATTGCTTAAGCCATACAAGTAATGATTCTTATTCCTCTTACAATGACTTGTATCTGGGTGTAGCAGATGCCAGTCCAGAAGACAATGTGAAGATCCACAGACTGCCATCGCAAAATCGTCTTCAGCCTTTTTCCCATGGTTACCATGAAGCCTTAAATAGAGTTCAGAGTTATGGAACTGAAGAGCCTAAGCAATCCCTTCGCAAACAGTCAGTTTCCCACTTAGGCCTGCATGCCCAGCATCCAGTTGTTGGAGCACGGTCCAGTTGTCCAGGAGAATACCCTGTGCCTCAAAATATTCATCCATCAACTGCACAACCAAGCCGTGCCTTGGTCATGACAAGAATGGACAGTATTTCTGACTCACGGCTTTATGAAAGTAATCCTGCACGGCAGAGAAGACCACCTCTCTGTCGAGAACAGCATGCTAGTTGGGATCCGTTACCATGTGCATCAGACTCTTACACTTACCACTCGTATCCATTGAGTAACAACCTCATGCAGCCATGTTATGAACCTGTAATGGTAAGAAGCATGCCTGAGAAGATGGAGCAACTCTGGCGGAATCCATGGATTGGG GAACAGAAGAGCTGTGTGCCCTGGCAAGCATTTCTGTTCTGGTTACAGGCAGAGCATTCTCCAAGTCGAGGAAGGGTCCGAAGTCAAGCTGAAATCTATATACTTCCGCTAAGCCTTGAGGTCAGGAAcctctttgaaaattttcaacTGGCTGACAGTTTTTTCTATCCTACTGCAACATAA
- the ZC3H12B gene encoding probable ribonuclease ZC3H12B isoform X2: MTAWSMVGKLKMEKRHSREDRNVEQDAGECSAESEEWTSSESEPEQPYFRRSCSNIQWREKEVSTKPHRPLCRSPCLDRPSFSQSSITQDLKLDECKTSLDKEYQAKMDFALKLGYAGDQIQAVLNKLGADALINDVLAELVRLGNKNESEGQNSASSTTSTLVPRGPCPKEIASPELSLEDEVLDNSDNLRPIVIDGSNVAMSHGNKEGFSCRGIQLAVDWFLEKGHKDITVFVPAWRKEQSRPDAPITDQEILRKLEKEKILVFTPSRRVQGRRVVCYDDRFIVKLAFDSDGIIVSNDNYRDLQNEKPEWKKFIEERLLMYSFVNDKFMPPDDPLGRHGPSLENFLRKRPVIPEHKKQPCPYGKKCTYGHKCKYYHPERANQPQRSVADELRISAKLSAVKTMSEGALAKCGTGPSSSKGESSSEVKRIAPKRQSDPSIRSVAVEPEEKLTVARKSEASSVPSLVSALSVPTLPPPKSHAAGALNTRSASSPVPGSSQFTHQKSSLEHMSSVQYPPILVTNSHGTSVSYTDQYPKYESLGDHGYYSLLSDFSNLSVSSMHNTDYYGADTDQGMYSRNSSPCPDNCLSHTSNDSYSSYNDLYLGVADASPEDNVKIHRLPSQNRLQPFSHGYHEALNRVQSYGTEEPKQSLRKQSVSHLGLHAQHPVVGARSSCPGEYPVPQNIHPSTAQPSRALVMTRMDSISDSRLYESNPARQRRPPLCREQHASWDPLPCASDSYTYHSYPLSNNLMQPCYEPVMVRSMPEKMEQLWRNPWIGVCGEPREPHIIPEHQYQTYKNLCNIFPPSIVLSVMEKNPHMTDAQQLAAMIVAKLRTGR, translated from the exons ATGACGGCCTGGTCTATGGTAGGGAAGCTGAAAATGGAGAAGAGGCACtccagagaagacagaaatgtgGAACAAGATGCTGGGGAATGCAGTGCTGAATCCGAGGAATGGACGAGCTCAGAAAGTGAACCTGAGCAACCATACTTCAGAAGAAGCTGTAGCAATATTCAGtggagagaaaaggaggttTCCACTAAACCACATCGGCCACTCTGTCGCTCCCCTTGTTTGGATCGCCCAAGTTTTTCACAGAGCAGTATCACACAAGACCTGAAGCTAGATGAATGCAAAACAAGTTTGGACAAGGAATATCAAGCTAAAATggattttgctttaaaacttgGTTATGCAGGAGATCAGATCCAGGCTGTACTGAATAAATTGGGAGCAGATGCGCTCATCAATGATGTTCTGGCCGAACTTGTGAGACTTGGCAACAAAAATGAATCAGAGGGACAGAACAGTGCCAGCAGTACCACTAGCACTCTGGTGCCAAGAGGCCCTTGTCCAAAGGAAATAGCAAGCCCTGAATTGTCACTTGAAGATGAAGTTTTGGATAACAGTGATAACTTGAGGCCAATCGTCATTGATGGAAGTAATGTGGCTATGAG ccatgGAAATAAGGAAGGATTTTCCTGTCGGGGAATCCAACTAGCTGTTGATTGGTTTCTGGAAAAAGGACATAAAGATATCACTGTGTTTGTACCTGCATGGAGAAAAGAACAGTCTCGACCTGATGCACCAATTACAG ATCAAGAAATCTTACGTAaattggagaaagaaaaaattcttgTTTTCACCCCATCTCGAAGAGTTCAAGGAAGAAGAGTAGTTTGCTATGATGACCGATTCATAGTAAAACTTGCTTTTGACTCAGATGGCATCATTGTATCAAATGACAACTATAGGGATCTTCAAAACGAAAAACCGGAGTGGAAGAAGTTCATAGAGGAGCGACTGCTAATGTATTCTTTTGTGAATGacaa aTTTATGCCTCCTGATGATCCTTTAGGACGCCATGGTCCAAGCCTTGAAAATTTCTTAAGGAAAAGGCCAGTTATTCCTGAACATAAAAAACAACCGTGTCCTTATG GTAAAAAGTGCACCTATGGGCACAAATGTAAATATTACCACCCAGAACGGGCAAACCAGCCTCAAAGGTCAGTAGCGGATGAGCTTCGGATAAGTGCCAAATTATCTGCTGTGAAAACTATGAGTGAGGGAGCCTTGGCCAAATGTGGCACAGGGCCATCCAGCTCCAAAGGAGAGAGCAGTTCTGAAGTGAAACGCATTGCCCCAAAACGCCAGTCAGATCCAAGCATTAGATCAGTAGCTGTGGAGCCTGAGGAAAAGTTAACAGTAGCCCGCAAGTCCGAGGCCAGCTCTGTCCCGTCTCTGGTTTCTGCATTAAGTGTACCAACGCTCCCTCCACCAAAAAGCCATGCAGCTGGTGCATTAAATACTCGTTCTGCAAGCAGTCCGGTGCCAGGTTCCTCACAGTTCACGCATCAGAAATCCTCACTGGAGCACATGTCCAGTGTGCAATATCCTCCTATACTAGTCACCAATAGCCATGGCACCTCAGTTAGTTATACTGACCAGTATCCCAAATACGAATCGTTAGGGGACCATGGCTATTACTCCTTACTCAGTGATTTCTCCAACTTGAGCGTAAGTAGTATGCATAACACAGATTATTACGGGGCTGATACGGACCAGGGGATGTATTCTAGAAACTCAAGCCCCTGTCCTGACAATTGCTTAAGCCATACAAGTAATGATTCTTATTCCTCTTACAATGACTTGTATCTGGGTGTAGCAGATGCCAGTCCAGAAGACAATGTGAAGATCCACAGACTGCCATCGCAAAATCGTCTTCAGCCTTTTTCCCATGGTTACCATGAAGCCTTAAATAGAGTTCAGAGTTATGGAACTGAAGAGCCTAAGCAATCCCTTCGCAAACAGTCAGTTTCCCACTTAGGCCTGCATGCCCAGCATCCAGTTGTTGGAGCACGGTCCAGTTGTCCAGGAGAATACCCTGTGCCTCAAAATATTCATCCATCAACTGCACAACCAAGCCGTGCCTTGGTCATGACAAGAATGGACAGTATTTCTGACTCACGGCTTTATGAAAGTAATCCTGCACGGCAGAGAAGACCACCTCTCTGTCGAGAACAGCATGCTAGTTGGGATCCGTTACCATGTGCATCAGACTCTTACACTTACCACTCGTATCCATTGAGTAACAACCTCATGCAGCCATGTTATGAACCTGTAATGGTAAGAAGCATGCCTGAGAAGATGGAGCAACTCTGGCGGAATCCATGGATTGGGGTATGTGGTGAGCCACGGGAACCACATATCATTCCAGAACATCAGTATCAAACATACAAGAACCTCTGCAATATCTTTCCACCAAGTATTGTCCTTTCTGTGATGGAAAAGAATCCCCACATGACAGATGCACAACAGCTGGCAGCTATGATTGTTGCCAAATTAAGAACAGGGCGTTAA